The sequence CCACCCGCCGTTTCGATGCGCTCAAGCTGTGGATGACGCTGCGGGTGATGGGCACCGACGGGGTGGGCGCGCTCTTCGACGAGGTGCTGGATCTGGCCGACGGGGCCTGGACGGCGCTGGACGCCGACCCCCGTTTCGAGGTCGTCGTCCGCCCCGCACTGTCCACCCTGGTCTTCCGCTGGCTGCCGTCCGGCATCGCGACCCCGTCCGACATCGACCGCGCCAACCTGCACGCCCGCCAGGCGGTGTCCGCCGCCGGCCAGGCCGTGGTCGCCGCCACGAAGGTCCGCGGCAGCCACTACCTGAAGTTCACCCTGCTCAACCCGAACACCACGCTCGCCGACATCACCGCGGTCCTCGACCTGCTCGCCGGGCACGCCGACCGCTACCTCGCCACCACGACCACGGGAGAGACGCTTGTCCACGCCTCGTGACCCCCGCAACGCCGCAGCCACGGCTGCGGAATCGGCCGGCTCCGGCGACGCGCTCGACTTCATCGGCATCGGCCTCGGCCCCTTCAACCTCGGCCTCGCCTGCCTCACCGCCCCGCTCCCCCACCCCCGCGGCGTGTTCCTGGAGAGCAAGCCCGACTTCGACTGGCACTCCGGCATGTTCCTGGAGGGCAGCAGCCTCCAGACCCCGTTCATGTCCGACCTGGTGACCCTCGCCGACCCCACCTCGCCGTTCAGCTTCCTCAACTACCTCAAGCAGTCCGGCCGGCTGTACCCCTTCTACATCCGCGAGAACTTCCACCCGCTGCGCGAGGAGTTCAACGACTACTGCCGGTGGGCCGCCGCCCGCCTGTCCTCGGTGCGCTTCGAACGCACCGTGACCGAGGTGGTCTACGACGAGCGCCACGCGGAATACGAGGTGCGGACGGCGAACGGCGAGACGTACCACGCGCCCCGCCTGGTGCTGGGCACCGGCACCCCGCCCCACCTGCCCTCCGCGGTGGACAGCCTCGGCGGCGATCTCCTGCACAACTCCCGCTACCTGGCGGCGAAGCCCGGGCTCCAGGAGAAGCGGAGCATCACCATCGTCGGCAGCGGGCAGAGCGCCGCCGAGATCTATCACGACCTGCTCCAGGACATCGACGCCCTCGGCTACCACCTCACCTGGGTGACCCGCTCCCCCCGCTTCTTCCCGCTCGAATACACCAAGCTCACCCTGGAGATGACCTCACCGGAGTACATCGACTACTTCCACGCGCTGCCCGCCCCGGTCCGCGACTCGCTCAACAGCACGCAGAAGAGCCTGTACAAGGGCATCGACTCCGACCTGATCAACGCGATCTTCGACCTGCTCTACGCCAAGAGCCGCCGCGGCAAGGTCCCCACCCGCCTGCTCACCAACACCTCGCTGGACAGCGCCGATCACGACCCGGCCACCGGCACGTACACCCTCGGGCTGCGCCAGCACGAGCAGGACCGCACGCACACCCTCACCACCGAGGGCCTGGTGCTGGCCACCGGCTACCGCTACCAGGTGCCGGAGTTCCTCGACCCGGTCCGCGACCGCATCCGCTGGGACGACCAGGGCCGTTACGACGTCAACCGGGACTACGCGATCGACGTCACCGGCCGCGGCATCTACGTCCAGAACGCCGAGTTGCACACCCACGGTTTCGCCGCCCCCGACCTCGGCATGGCCGCCTACCGCAACTCCCGCATCATCCGCCACCTGCTCGACGGCGAGGAGCCGTACCGGGTGGAAACGGCCATCGCCTTCCAGGAGTTCACCGTATGACCGCCCCCGCCCGCTTCACCTTCCGCCCGGTCGACCCGCCCGCCGACGCCGGCCTGCTGCACACCTGGGTCACCCACCCCA comes from Streptomyces sp. NBC_00448 and encodes:
- a CDS encoding lysine N(6)-hydroxylase/L-ornithine N(5)-oxygenase family protein; amino-acid sequence: MSTPRDPRNAAATAAESAGSGDALDFIGIGLGPFNLGLACLTAPLPHPRGVFLESKPDFDWHSGMFLEGSSLQTPFMSDLVTLADPTSPFSFLNYLKQSGRLYPFYIRENFHPLREEFNDYCRWAAARLSSVRFERTVTEVVYDERHAEYEVRTANGETYHAPRLVLGTGTPPHLPSAVDSLGGDLLHNSRYLAAKPGLQEKRSITIVGSGQSAAEIYHDLLQDIDALGYHLTWVTRSPRFFPLEYTKLTLEMTSPEYIDYFHALPAPVRDSLNSTQKSLYKGIDSDLINAIFDLLYAKSRRGKVPTRLLTNTSLDSADHDPATGTYTLGLRQHEQDRTHTLTTEGLVLATGYRYQVPEFLDPVRDRIRWDDQGRYDVNRDYAIDVTGRGIYVQNAELHTHGFAAPDLGMAAYRNSRIIRHLLDGEEPYRVETAIAFQEFTV